A genomic segment from Thiomicrorhabdus aquaedulcis encodes:
- the dnaG gene encoding DNA primase: MTSATGSIPRSFIETLLSRADLVQVINQRVPLKKAGATYKACCPFHQEKSPSFNVSPVKQFYHCFGCGASGDALKFLMEYDGLSFVEAVESLAAQYGMQVPREKLSPGKQQAQEVKQKQQRDLYDVMHLAAKFYRHQLRDHPLASEAQAYLKNRGLSAEVAKTFVIGFAPPGWDSLVSGLKADALLKQQLVDVGLLVQKDTDKFYDRFRHRIMFPIRDGRGRVVAFGGRVMNDEQPKYLNSPETPIFHKSYALYGLYEMRQSRVKFDHIVVVEGYMDVVALAQFGIRNVVATLGTATTIDHLHMLFRQVDEIVFCFDGDAAGLKAAWKALELALPLMEKTRSVKFLFLPQGEDPDSVVRKEGATGFEQRAASALSLSAFLMQGLQGKLGFSIHSIEGRQQLVSLAQPYVQLAQGLYQFLLVEGIAALVNLPTWRLEKQMNVRSGFATFKEPAKTGAQFGLSTGESASKLVTLSLKLVRILLKRPNWAEFFTNELADDLLKLPERDYVVLGAVIKVLKHQQFVAQAATDWMVRNGYSVELNLIGQSELPNDESFLMAEFEVAITALALDLDGRKIGQFGWNVDEMRKLQHFTKINDQAWLRLKKVLISRSKYWVFGTVW; this comes from the coding sequence ATGACAAGTGCAACAGGGTCCATTCCGCGTTCGTTTATAGAGACATTATTGTCTAGAGCCGATTTGGTGCAGGTTATCAATCAGCGTGTACCGCTTAAAAAAGCCGGTGCCACCTACAAAGCCTGCTGCCCTTTTCATCAAGAAAAATCCCCTTCGTTTAACGTCAGTCCGGTCAAACAGTTTTATCACTGCTTTGGGTGTGGCGCGAGTGGTGACGCGCTTAAGTTTTTAATGGAGTACGACGGCCTTTCGTTTGTAGAGGCAGTCGAGTCCTTAGCGGCACAGTACGGCATGCAAGTGCCACGTGAAAAACTTTCACCGGGAAAGCAACAGGCACAAGAAGTTAAACAAAAGCAACAACGTGATTTATACGATGTCATGCATTTGGCGGCCAAGTTTTATCGGCACCAATTGCGCGACCATCCGTTGGCGAGTGAAGCGCAAGCCTATTTAAAAAATCGCGGTTTAAGTGCCGAGGTTGCCAAAACATTTGTAATTGGCTTTGCTCCGCCTGGTTGGGACAGTTTGGTGAGTGGTTTAAAAGCCGATGCCTTATTAAAACAGCAGTTGGTCGACGTGGGTTTATTGGTGCAAAAAGACACCGACAAGTTTTATGATCGCTTTAGGCATCGCATTATGTTTCCTATTAGGGATGGTCGTGGTCGAGTGGTGGCCTTTGGTGGTCGAGTAATGAACGATGAGCAGCCTAAGTATTTAAACTCACCTGAAACACCTATTTTTCACAAAAGTTATGCGCTTTACGGCTTGTACGAAATGCGCCAATCGCGGGTTAAGTTTGATCACATTGTGGTGGTTGAAGGCTATATGGACGTGGTGGCCTTAGCGCAATTTGGAATTCGCAACGTCGTCGCTACTTTGGGCACTGCAACCACCATTGATCATTTGCACATGTTATTTAGGCAAGTAGATGAGATTGTTTTTTGCTTTGATGGTGACGCAGCTGGGTTAAAAGCAGCGTGGAAGGCTTTAGAGTTGGCCTTGCCATTAATGGAAAAAACCCGGTCGGTTAAGTTTCTGTTTTTACCGCAAGGCGAAGACCCTGATTCGGTGGTGCGCAAAGAAGGTGCAACCGGGTTTGAACAGCGTGCGGCCAGTGCCTTATCTTTGTCGGCCTTTTTAATGCAAGGCTTGCAAGGCAAGCTCGGTTTTTCTATTCACTCTATTGAAGGTCGTCAACAATTGGTGTCTTTAGCACAGCCTTATGTGCAGTTGGCGCAAGGGTTGTATCAGTTTTTACTGGTGGAAGGTATTGCTGCATTGGTCAATTTGCCCACGTGGCGTTTAGAAAAGCAAATGAATGTCCGTTCGGGTTTTGCCACGTTTAAAGAGCCAGCCAAAACAGGTGCTCAATTTGGATTATCAACAGGTGAGTCGGCCAGCAAATTAGTTACTTTGTCACTTAAATTGGTCAGAATTTTGCTAAAGCGTCCCAACTGGGCAGAGTTTTTTACAAATGAACTCGCCGATGACCTTTTAAAACTTCCTGAGCGTGACTATGTTGTATTGGGTGCGGTTATAAAAGTCTTAAAACATCAGCAGTTTGTGGCTCAGGCGGCTACCGATTGGATGGTGCGAAATGGTTATTCGGTCGAGCTAAATTTGATTGGACAGTCTGAACTGCCAAATGATGAAAGCTTTTTAATGGCCGAGTTTGAAGTAGCTATAACAGCACTGGCCTTGGATTTAGACGGACGAAAAATTGGCCAATTTGGCTGGAATGTTGATGAAATGCGCAAGCTTCAGCATTTTACAAAAATAAATGACCAGGCCTGGTTAAGATTAAAAAAGGTCTTAATATCAAGGTCAAAGTACTGGGTATTTGGCACGGTCTGGTAA
- a CDS encoding GatB/YqeY domain-containing protein — MDLKTQLSDEMKTCMKAKNKERLLVVRTMLAAIKQVEIDNQITVDDAGVLAILDKAMKQRRDSHQQFVAAERPDLAEQEAYEMTVIQDFMPQALTQAEIVTLLDAAMLETGAANMQDMGKVMAILKPQMQGRADMAEVSKLIKAKLT; from the coding sequence ATTGATCTAAAAACACAATTAAGCGATGAAATGAAAACCTGCATGAAGGCCAAAAACAAAGAGCGACTTTTAGTAGTCCGCACAATGTTAGCCGCCATCAAACAGGTTGAGATTGATAATCAAATTACTGTAGATGATGCAGGTGTCTTGGCTATTTTAGACAAGGCAATGAAGCAACGTCGAGATTCTCATCAGCAATTTGTGGCCGCAGAGCGTCCTGATTTAGCTGAGCAAGAAGCCTATGAGATGACGGTCATTCAGGACTTTATGCCACAAGCACTCACTCAAGCTGAAATTGTTACTTTGCTTGACGCCGCTATGCTTGAAACCGGTGCGGCCAATATGCAGGATATGGGTAAAGTCATGGCTATACTCAAACCGCAAATGCAAGGTCGTGCTGATATGGCTGAGGTTAGTAAGCTCATTAAAGCTAAATTAACGTAA
- the rpsU gene encoding 30S ribosomal protein S21 produces MPSVKIRDTEPFDVALRRFKRACEKAGVLTETRKREFYEKPTWVKKRMKAAAVKRLAKRLSRDNRRGTRLY; encoded by the coding sequence ATGCCAAGCGTAAAGATCAGAGATACTGAACCATTTGACGTCGCATTGCGTCGTTTTAAACGTGCTTGTGAAAAAGCCGGCGTGTTAACCGAAACACGTAAACGTGAATTTTATGAAAAGCCTACCTGGGTTAAAAAACGTATGAAAGCTGCGGCTGTTAAGCGTTTGGCTAAGCGTTTGTCACGCGACAACCGTCGTGGAACTCGTTTATATTAA
- the tsaD gene encoding tRNA (adenosine(37)-N6)-threonylcarbamoyltransferase complex transferase subunit TsaD: MLVLGIESSCDETGIALYDTNAGLLTHTLYTQIELHAQYGGVVPELASRDHIRKLSPLIKQSLAQANVSFTQLNGIAYTAGPGLMGALLAGASVARSLAYALNIPAIGVHHMEGHLLAPMLEPSPPAFPFVCLLVSGGHSMIVRVDGIGQYTLLGDTLDDAAGEAFDKTAKLLDLGYPGGPNVSNLALKGVATRYHFPRPMVDRPGLDMSFSGLKTFTLNTWQAAVKAGDDSEQTKADICRAFELAVADTLAVKCKRALEQVGFNRLVVAGGVSANREIRAKLNALMLKRGGEVFYPRLEFCTDNGAMIAYAGAQRLLAGQHNNLSFATTPRWSLEDLPAV, from the coding sequence ATGCTAGTACTGGGAATAGAAAGCTCTTGTGATGAAACCGGCATTGCCCTGTACGACACCAATGCAGGTCTATTAACGCACACCTTATACACACAAATTGAACTGCACGCGCAATACGGCGGCGTAGTGCCCGAACTCGCATCGCGTGACCACATTCGTAAACTCAGCCCGTTAATTAAGCAGTCTTTGGCACAAGCCAATGTAAGCTTTACGCAATTAAATGGCATTGCTTACACCGCGGGCCCAGGCTTAATGGGCGCATTATTAGCTGGGGCTTCCGTGGCGCGCAGTCTAGCGTATGCGCTTAATATTCCGGCCATTGGCGTGCATCACATGGAAGGCCATTTACTTGCCCCCATGCTAGAACCTAGTCCGCCGGCGTTCCCATTTGTCTGTTTATTGGTATCGGGTGGCCACAGCATGATTGTTAGAGTGGATGGCATTGGCCAGTACACTTTATTAGGCGATACACTCGACGACGCGGCGGGTGAGGCGTTTGATAAAACTGCCAAGCTGTTAGATTTAGGTTACCCAGGCGGCCCCAACGTGTCTAACCTGGCGTTAAAAGGGGTGGCTACGCGCTATCATTTTCCGCGTCCTATGGTTGACCGCCCCGGATTAGACATGAGTTTTAGTGGCTTAAAAACCTTTACCTTAAACACCTGGCAAGCGGCGGTTAAAGCCGGTGACGACTCCGAACAGACCAAGGCTGATATTTGTAGGGCGTTTGAGTTGGCGGTGGCCGACACCCTTGCGGTTAAATGCAAACGCGCTTTAGAGCAAGTAGGGTTTAATCGCTTGGTAGTGGCCGGAGGCGTCAGCGCCAACCGTGAAATCAGAGCCAAACTTAATGCGCTTATGCTCAAACGCGGCGGCGAAGTGTTTTATCCGCGCCTTGAGTTTTGCACCGACAACGGTGCCATGATTGCCTACGCCGGCGCGCAACGCTTACTGGCTGGGCAGCATAACAATTTAAGCTTTGCCACTACGCCGCGCTGGTCATTAGAAGATTTGCCGGCGGTGTAA
- the plsY gene encoding glycerol-3-phosphate 1-O-acyltransferase PlsY, producing MDTLIHTIMDFQALGFIAAAYVLGSVSTAIIVCKVMGLGDPREGGSGNPGATNVLRIGGDKGKKAAAITLVGDMLKGLLPVLVAHAFNLPGLVIVLVGFAAFIGHLYPVFFGFKGGKGVATMLGVMFGLSLPIGLAVAATWLFAAKVLKISSLSALIASFLAPLYIYFLADEVSWILVSGLMTMLLFWRHRGNIERLISGEESLIKAK from the coding sequence ATGGACACATTGATACACACGATAATGGATTTTCAGGCACTTGGATTTATTGCGGCGGCCTATGTGTTAGGCTCTGTTTCAACGGCTATTATTGTGTGTAAAGTCATGGGGTTGGGTGACCCACGAGAGGGTGGTTCGGGCAATCCGGGTGCTACTAATGTGTTGCGAATTGGCGGCGATAAAGGCAAAAAAGCGGCGGCGATTACTCTAGTGGGCGACATGTTAAAAGGCTTATTGCCAGTATTGGTGGCGCACGCGTTTAACCTACCAGGCCTGGTCATTGTGTTGGTGGGGTTTGCGGCGTTTATTGGGCATCTTTATCCAGTGTTTTTTGGTTTTAAAGGCGGCAAAGGCGTGGCCACTATGCTGGGGGTGATGTTTGGGTTGTCGTTACCCATTGGTTTGGCGGTAGCCGCTACGTGGTTGTTTGCGGCAAAGGTGCTTAAAATTTCGTCGTTGTCGGCTTTAATAGCGAGCTTTTTAGCGCCATTGTATATTTACTTTTTAGCCGATGAAGTGAGTTGGATTTTGGTTTCAGGCTTAATGACCATGCTTTTATTTTGGCGTCATCGGGGTAATATTGAACGCTTAATAAGCGGTGAAGAGAGTTTAATTAAAGCCAAATAG
- the folB gene encoding dihydroneopterin aldolase yields MSKLLMDTIFIQGLHTQAIIGIYDWERAQPQPLIFDIDMRLAIAKAAQSDAISDTVDYKQVADEVIELVNQSRFELLESLCEAICAHILAHHLPVQSLRLRVSKPQAVPQATTVGLIIKRHRAA; encoded by the coding sequence GTGAGCAAACTGTTAATGGACACCATTTTTATTCAAGGCTTACATACGCAGGCCATTATTGGCATTTACGATTGGGAGCGGGCGCAACCGCAACCGCTTATTTTTGACATTGACATGCGACTTGCCATTGCAAAAGCCGCCCAAAGTGATGCTATTAGCGATACGGTAGATTACAAACAGGTGGCCGATGAAGTGATTGAACTGGTAAACCAAAGTCGATTTGAACTACTAGAAAGTTTATGTGAGGCCATTTGTGCGCACATTTTAGCGCACCATTTGCCCGTGCAATCGCTGCGCTTGCGCGTAAGCAAACCACAAGCCGTACCGCAAGCCACCACAGTAGGATTAATCATTAAGCGGCATAGGGCGGCATAA